Within Hyla sarda isolate aHylSar1 unplaced genomic scaffold, aHylSar1.hap1 scaffold_3532, whole genome shotgun sequence, the genomic segment gataggggataagatgtctgatggcaggggtctTGCTGCTGGGAACACCCGTGGTCTTTGCTGCGGCACCGCATTCATCCGcttcacagagcaaacttcgctcagtGCCTGAGGACTAGCGATGCGGCTGTGACGTCAGGAGGGTGGCGTGACCCTGACGTCATGAGCttccggtgctgcagggagattgcgggggggggggggggataagatgtctaggggtgcagtacccctttaagcctcttgggcatgtagttccccagagcttcacaggttgccactgtagtcctcttccactcctccatgttGATATCAGAGACCTTGCGCTCCCCTGCCTACTGTTTGAGGATGCTCAATAGTGTTtaagtctggagacatgcttttaTTTGTTGTCACATGGAATAGATACTGAAAATATTGAGGGGtgtacttatgtgagatactgtatattaggggtgtgaatcgccaagaatttggcgattcgattcgaatcgcgataccagtgtggcgattcgatatatcgcgataccgtctaggtgacgatacattgcgatatatcgcccacctgggagcattcatagatcccaatagacgccgctgtcagctttgacagcggcgatctagtactccggtgctcacttttctcatgttatcccgtccgggctgcaaaataaaataaaacgtactttatcttacctgccaacgagcccgcggagctccggtacaggtgttcggtccccgggctgtattcttcttacttcctgttagtccggcacgtcacatggagcttcagcctatcaccagcggaggcgggacatcgctgcggccagtgataggctgaagctccatgtgacgtgccggactaacaggaagtaagaagaatacagcccggggaccgaacacctgtaccggagctccgggggctcgttggcaggtaagataaagtgcgttttattaaaaattccacatccctaaaagaatcgattcaaaaatattttgaatcgattctgtatcggcaaatgaaaaatcgcgattatcgcgagaatcgatttttttcttacatccctactgtatatgtataaaaatgtatatgattcACTTGTGCTGTGACACAACAGTTTTCCTTGAACGCTTTCTATGAATATACATATACGCCAAGGGTTAGTCCCTGACATGTATGTCTGACATATAGTTATGGTGGATGCCACTTTATTGCACCCGTCATACATAAGGAcccataataaacacacatactgcTTGATATACTTAATTTTCGGTTTAATGGCATAATGAGGAAGTGTGCACACTGTACATTTTGAACAGTCCTATATGACACACTTTTGGTCTCCTTTGGATATCCAGCATTTTTGTTAAAAGGCAACATACGGCCAATTTTAGTGAAAACAGCTGAGGCTCTTTCATGAtagcataaggctaggttcacactacggaatctccgcccTGAGATTTAGAGTGCGGCCAGAACCGACTGAAtgagtcagcgctaggaccgcacgaacactgcagtctcctataaattgcaatgtgttccgtgagtatttccgcctgaagaatgagcaatgccattcttcaggtggaaattttcaagcggatttttcgttcacaaattctgcttcacaaattccgaaatgtgaacccattcactatactatacattttagaaagcggaatttctgcctgcaatttcaaagcggaattgcagacggaaattccatagtgtgaaccgagCCTAAGAGTCAGACCTGACTTTGTGCGACAGACACTAGACTGCTAAAGGAAAGGAAAACATTATCTATAGTTCTttattattttgctgttattttcTTTAGGCCATTACTTGTGGCAACATATATTGGAAGGACCGCTTGAACCTGCAGATGAGACTGCTCATTGGAGGGAGGGCAAGCTTCAGATTGGAAGAAATGGCATCAGGTATGATATTTTGGTACTTCTTAGAAGCTCACCTAGGTATAATAACCGACAATAAAGCACATGATAAATGtctccattagagatgagcaaagttacagtaattcgattcgtcacgaacctcgtggctcggcagttgctgactttagcctgcacaactgagttcagctttcaggtcctCCGGTGGAATGTGGCAGGTGGggggatgtgatatggggggagaatgtggcaggggggaatgtgacatagggggaaaATTTAATGGGAgaagatgtgacagggggagatgtgaaatgggcagtgggcataaaatgtggatagttgtaaaatggaggagattggacatgaaatggcgggatttcaccattttgtgtgtgtgtgtgtatgtatatatatgtatgtatatatatgtatatgtgtatatatatatatgtgtgtgtgtgtgtgtatatatatatatgtgtatatatatgtatatatatgtatatatatgtatatatatatatatatatatatatatatatatatatatatatatatataaatatatatatatatatatatatatatatatatatatatatatatatatatatatatatatatataatattattatagtaaccccccccgacctacgatggccccgacatatgataaaatcgacataccatggcctctcagaggccatcgcatcaaCATAcggtgcttttatatgtcggggccatcgcattaactgctatccgacagcgcaaaatgcttaagctgctgtcggatagcagtgtaatgtgccccagcaggttcacttacctattcccgatgctccgggtccacttcgcgatcctccggtgtcttgcgcatcttctacagggtccgggccttgctttccggcgtcattattacgtcactacgcacgccgcgccggcgcagcagcgtaataacgtcaccagaaagcgaggcccggaccctgcagaagatgcgcaacacaccggaggatcgcgaagaagacactggagcagcgggacagcatcgggagcccctggaacagcagcgggagcggtgaggacctggtccggagcggcggggacaggtgagtacagatgcctatactttacattgcacggatccctcaacatacgatggattcgacaaacgatgggtcgtttggaacgaattaccatcgtgtgttgagggaccactgtatatgtgtatatgtgtgtgtgtgtgtgtatatatatatatatatatatatatatatatatatatatatatatatttatatatttatatatttatatatttatttatatatatatatatatttatatatatatatatatttatatatatatatatatttatatatttatatatatatatatttatatatatatatatatatatatatttatatatatttatatatatatatttatatatatatttatatatatatatatatatttatatatatttatatatatttatatatatatatttatatatatatttatatatatatttatatatatatttatattaattaattaatatatctcacacacacagaactttttttttttatctgttataTCTTATGTGGAGTTGTCAAagggtttttctttttgctgggtaaggtaccattttggtatgcataaaaatgttttatccaTATTTCGTGGGAGGCGAGGTGACATTAAATTAGCTATTCTAGCTTTGTTTATGACAATACCggttatgtttatacatttttttgataatgggaaaagtggggggaAAGAGGTTACATATACATTTCCTAAAAACGTTATttgacttaaattttttttattgttgttactTGAGCAGTATACTGCAATTCTCATTTATCTATTCTTTGTATCATGGGTTTAAATGAGCGAATGTTAGATTTTAATAGGTATCGTATTGTTTAAATGATAGCTCTGTAGCATTTTAAACTATAGCGTACTTGTTCATATTTAACCACACAACTTCACTTACATCACTTGTGATATCTCGAAGGATTCAGTCTGGGATTGTTTAGTCTAGGGCAGGTCTCTTGATGAAACAACTGCTTTAAAGGGTCATTTCTGTCTTATAAAGTGGTGTCATGTTTCCAGAATTGGCTATCGCTGATTGCTTGGGGGTCTAACCTTTTGGGACCCTCACGATCCGGACAATGAAGTGGTAAAAGCTTGCATAGTACTTTATCTGTTTTAACTTTTCCTTGCACAGCGACACACTCTAGGTTTTGAAGTTCTGTTGGATTCTGCAGCTGATCTCATTCAGTTTATTGGGTCGCACTGCAGTTCCTTGCACAGAGGGCAGCTTGGAccctagtgttaaaggggtactccacacctagacatcttatcctctatgggataagatgtctgatcgtgggggtcctgccgctggggacccccgccatctcggctgcggcaccccagacatccggtgcacggagcgaagttcgctctgcgcCTAATGACtggcaattggggggggggggggtagtcggaggctcgtgacatcgctgccatgccccctcaatgcaagtctacgggaggggacgtgacagctcgtagacttgcattgagggggcatggatgtgacgtcacgagcctccggcgctgcacccgactctCTCAACGAACACcggttgcagcagggagatcgcgggggtctgcagcgacgggacccctgcgatcagacatcttatcccctatccaaaggataggggataagatgtctgggggcgagtacccctttaaggggaatctgtgctacaccAGCTATGGACCCTTTATTCTCAGGATCGGTGAGGGTCCAGGGAAGTGGTAGCATCTCATAAAGAGATGCCATTACTTTATAagactgggatacccctttaatatttctaaCAAGGAAAACACATTTTAATGTTGATTTTAGCGAAAGTAGTATTTGTTTTAGGATCGTGCATTGATAAGTTAAATGTAACAATTACTTTGGTTTAATTTTTGCTTCCTCCTTTTTCTCTAGCTTTATCACTGGCCCTGCAGTTGTTCCCGGTTACTTCTCTGTGGAAGCCCAAAATGTCGTTCTCGTTCTTAATGGCAGAGAAGAAGGAAAGATTTCTTTTGCCAGTCAGTGGCTTCACTACACACAGACTCTGGTAGAAAACCATAAACTCCGACATGTTGCAGTAGTGCTGCTAGGAAGTGAGCAGTGCAATAATAACTGGATCTTCCCGTACTTGAAGAAGAATGGAGGGTTTGTGGAGGTTCTCTACCTTGTCTATGACAGTACTTGGATTAATGACTCAGATGTTTACCAGTGGCCCCTAGGAGTGGCCACGTAAGTTTCTCATTCTTTTACTGTTTCAGTTCATTTCATGGGAAAAGAGgaattgtttttaaaggggttgtatcATGAAGAGATGAAGAGGCAATATCTATGTCATGGGAGGGGAAGGGAAAGAGCCTTGATGTATAAAGGACTTCTGTTCTGGAAGTGTCTTGGAAGACTCAAGACATCCTTATAATGCACTGATGGCCATTTATACAAAAATTCATTCCAGGTTGAGTTTTAATTGTCGCAGTTGCTATAACCCTTTTAGCAACATGCAAAAACACATGCTTTAATTTACTAATCTGCATGCTACAATACTGTACTCGAAACTTTTTAAATGTTAGTAAGGAATATGCCTATAGAGAACTATAGATGTATCCCATTTACATGTGCAAGATCTACAAACAATACACCCTTTCGCAGCCATTTGTCATTCAAAGGAATTCTGTCAGCTCTATTTTCTACTAAGAGCTTTAAATACCATTGGATAGATTTTGGGTATAAAAGAAAACTACCTTTCCTGGAGCAAGATGGTGGTTGCCAAGTGTCATGGAAGTGGAGCAGAGATGccaaagtgccacagcctggcatgcctaCTTGCTTGCTCTCACCTCCAGACCCACTGTGACTGCTCTACAAGTCAGTCAAACAGGGGCTGGGAGGTGAGGCTTAGTAAAAAGGTGTGCCAGGGAGTGGCACTTGAGCACTTTaactccacctccttgacacttcgcTGAATAAAAAAGCAATTTTTTAAGTTTGGCATCTATCCAATGGTGTccgcagctcttagcagcaaatacagctgacagatttcctttaataattcTCGGCATCCATTCCAACTTCCTTATTTGCTCCTACCTAAGAAAAGTCTGTAAACAATGGACTGTCCCACAAGTTGAAAGGGGTCTGGAAGGCTGTGTTTCATTACTAGTATGTGCACAGGGAAAGTAGAAAGCTACAAAGTGACAAGTGGATGAAAtctacagcttaaaggggtactctgcccctagacatcttatcccctatccaaaggataggcgataagatgtctgatcacgggggacccctgcaatctcggctgcagcaccccagacttccgatgcacggagtgaacttcgctccgtgctggatgactggcaatgcagggcagaCGCATGTGATGTCAggcatgccccgctcgtgatgttatgaccatgcctcctcaatgcaagtctatgggaggggccttgATGGCCGtgatggcccctcccatagacttgaattgagggggtgtgaacgtgatgtcacaagccgccGCCACTGCACCCAACACTCAAAGCAAatgccggatgcagcagggaaattgtgggggtccccagcaacgggacccctgcgatcagacatcttatcccctatcctcttaccccctttggataggggataagatgtctaggggcggagtaccactttaagctatGTTTCCATGAGCATTCCACTAATATGCTGTGGATTTTAATATCACATGGCACTTATGGCCTTACGGATCTCATCTTTAGGGTTTTCTATACCAAAAATAATATGACATGGGGAGTCAGAGGACTCCaccagtacacaggcatactggATTTTTGTATAGGAAGACGCTTCTACATAAATCCAGCAAACCCGTGAAGCCATGCTGGAATCGCCTCTAGCTCCGAGCTAGCGGAGATTTTAACAGCAGTTTAAGCTGCTTTGGCAGCATAAACTGACATATCATGCAAGTGGGGCGGGGACACCCCTTTCGCTTATTACCCTGCCCCCTTTTCGCTAGTCCATGTCCCTTGTGTGcgtgccattaaaaaaaaaaaaaaaaaaaaaaaaaaatcgcaaggcAGAAATCGAGCTAGCTATTTGCAGTTTTCACACCACATGGACCAAATGGTTAATTGTGGTGGTCctgtttttttccctaaaattttaacattgttgtccaTGGGTTGTGTTTTAATATTGCAGATCAACACAACTTTTCCATCCAACCTCTTTACATGTCTATAATGGATCTAGTTTCATAAGACAATCCCTTTCAGAATGTGGCCCCCAGGGGGGTCAGCTGATTTGTCCTGGATCCTGATCCCAACAAACcaggcaaaatcagctgcatgtacatggggggagatttatcaaaacctgtgcaaaggaaaagttgcctgtagcaaccaatcagatcgcttcttttgcttcttttttagagcccttgataaaaatgaaagaagtgagctgatttgttgctatgggcaacatttcctctggacaggttttgataaatctcccccatggtgactATTCAGATAAATGGCCATCCTTGTCATATACCGGCCAGCTCTTCTTTCTGGCTGTCTTCATGAGACAACTACTTTAACACTCTTAATCCAAATGCTTACTTACCTCATATAGCCATTAAAGCAACTATAATTATATTTTTCTTTAACGTTACAGGTATAGAAACTTTCCAGTCATTGATCCAAGTTGGTCTATGGTTCATGATTCACGGCCATACTTGTGCAACTTTTTAGGGACTGTGTATGGCAACTCATCTAGGGAGATTCTTATGGAAGTTATGAGGAAGGAAGGTCTTGATCAGCTCTGTTGGATATCAACCAGAAATGAGTAAGTATTGTTTATCTCTAAATGATGCTTTCCATTTTGGATAAGCTCTGTCTGGTAGCCGGTTGTCCCTATGATGAGTTAATGGTCTACTGCTGAAACCTCCTCATGGGTGCTATTGATAATGGTGCAGGAAATAAAGTATTACACAGGTTAAAATCTATGGACATAGCCACCTCCTGgcttatacagtgtatacagaaaccGATAGTCTTCAAAAACACAATCACACCTGtcctctggttgtgtgtggtatcgtAACTTGGATCcactcacttcaatagaactgagctgcaaaccACACATACCCTGAGAacaggtgtgatgctgtttttgaagaaatcagaTCTGTTTTTCTTATCTTGGATAACACTTTTAAAATCAGGTCTACtttgcaccttaaccccttaacgacgcaggacgtatatttacgtcctgcaccggctcccgcgatatgaaggcgggacccgtggctaataccacacatcgccgatcgcggcaatgtgcggtattaaccctttagaagcggcggtcaaagctgaccgccacttctaaagtgaaagtgaaattatcccggctagtcagtcgagctgttcgggatgccgcagcggtcccgaacagcttacaggacaccgggaggccccttacctgcctcctcggtgtccgatcaatgaatgactgctccgtgcctgagatccacgcaggagcagtcaagcgccgataacactgatcacaggcgtgttaatacacaccagtgatcagcataggagatcggtgtgtgcagtgttataggtccctatgggacctataacactgcaaaaaaaaaaaaaaaaaaaagtgttaaaggtcatttaaccccttccctaataaaagtttgaatcaccccccttttcccataaaaaaaataaaagtgtaaataaaaataaacgtggtatcgtcgcgtgtgtaaatgtccgaactataaaaagatatcgttaattaaaccgcactgtcaatggcgtacacgtaaaaaaagtcaaaaaaatcgtattttggtcactttttataccattaaaaaaaatgaataaaaagtgatcaaaaagtccgatcaaaacaaaaattgtaccgataaaaacttcagatcagggcgcaaaacaatgagtcctcataccgccctgtacgtggaaaaataaaaaaaagttataggggtcagaagatgacatttttaaacgtataacttttcctgcatgtagttatgattttttccagaagtctgacaaaatcaaacctatataagtagggtatcattttaaccgtatggacctacagaataataaggtgtaatttttaccgaaatatgcactgcgtagaaacggaagcccccaaagttacaaaatggcgatttttcttctattttgtcgcacaatgatttttttttccgtttcgccgtgaatttttgggtaaaatgactaatgtcactgcaaagtagaattggcgacgcaaaaaataagccataatatggatttttaggtggaaaattgaaagggttatgatttttaaaatgtaaggaggaaaaaacgaaagtgcaaacaactgaaaaaccctgagtccttaaggggttaaggacgaagcatactttaatttttttttccaaaagagaGCAGCATTCCAAGAGCCATATCTTTTATGGTGATGTAGCTGTATGAGGGCCTGTGTTTTTAAGGTCTGCTtcttattaaccacttaaggacctgaCGCCCTGATACTTAGTGTACCTTTCATcaacaaaagctttttatataatgtagataatataattatatttgtaatatacattgattaaaaattgtgtatatttttgtgagaaaaaatgctgtccctgcagctattgtctgtgtgggtctctgtgaggagtccatatacaggaagtgagggtggacaagcagggctctgtgcaggctcctgacaggtcaatcatcctgatgtataagccaggagcatgttatagagcctcagtgcacactgtcctgctttttcttactgcacagagccctgcttgtccatcctcccttcctgtatttggactcatcattgagacacacaggcaatagctgcagggtaaaaaaatatacataatttttaaccaacgtatattacaaatattcatatgttattatctacattatataaagtttttgttgacgactgGTACATTTTAAGGAccctagggcgtacctgtacgcctgtgggaatttcggtccccttcGCGCCCTGGGCAGGGACAAGACCGGGGTCTGATGTCTATCAGCAAGCACCCCGTGCAAAATTCCCCACCCCCTGACGCcataataggtcctcaagggtccaccGCAGTTTTTTCCTGTGACCTGGGCCCTATTAGGAgttcagggcactgcatttggccgcagcatttccccccccccccatataacggtgtgtgattataaaaGTTACACCAAGCGCGCGCACACTACAataagtttgttggcgactcaggaatccggattgacacggctggatactctgaaattgactatttcagttattttttcagtgacagctttgtcaatctaatggtggagcagacgaatctgtacgccaggcagttcatcgcccaccacccagattcttttttgtccaggcccaatgaatggtacaccatggatgcagctgaaatgaggacattttggggcctcgtgctgcgtATGGACCTGGTCAAAAAattcagtgtcaggcagtactggagcagggacaatcctataccagaccccgctttacagtatggtcatgacacggaagcggttcgaggcaattcagaaatgcctccattacactgataatgcggcatgtcaaaccagagaggcctccctctaaatttgatccagatacctatgcccaagggtgagtcccgtgcccttacccatgaaaacctgttgctggtcaggtataaggaagagagggatgtccttatgctgaccactattcatggtaacggcagctcacctgtccctgtgtgaggtaccacaacaacggtcctcaagcctgattgtattctggactacaatctgtatatggggggagttgatctttctgatcaagtcctcaagccatacatggccatgcggaaaaaacgagtatggtacaaaaaagttacggtctacttggtacaggttgccatgtacaactgtaaatgtacattggttaaaaatccTGTatgtttttgggtgaaaaatgctattgctgcaactattgcctgtgtgtctctatgaggagacagAATACAGGaactgtgcacggaggacaggcagggctctgtgcactgaggacaggcagggctctgtgcactgaggacaggcagggctctttgcacgCTCCTGGCTAGTTAGTCAGCCGGCTGTGTGAGCTAGGAGCATGTCACAGTGTCTTAGGGggagacaccaaccaatcagatcgcttcttacttTCTTAACacggcctatgaaaaatgaaagaagtgagctgattggttgctatgggcaactttgcctctccacaggttttgatctcccaaTTAGTGCACAGGGCTCTGCTTGTctgtccacacttcctgtattttgtctccgcacaatcaatagctgcagggacaacctagaatttttttcatccaaaaatataaacccttttttttatttttatttttttaaccaatgtatattacaaatatacatatctttattttctacattatataaaaagatcTTGCAAATTACGGGTACACTTTAACGTTTTACTTTGGAACCATTTTGtggtatatataatttatttaatacgtttatacaaatatatatgttTTGACAATCCTGGCAATTCCTTCAGGAGTCCAGCTGTTTATTGCAGCACAATTGTCATCATTGTACCTGTAATCATCGTGACTATAGGTAAAGCAGTCCATAGTGTCCCAGAACATCatagtgccttaaaggggtactccggcaaacctttttattttgccattatccctgagctgccacaaaaaaaaaaaaaaaaaaaaaaccttaacttcTGCCGCTCTCCCGTCCTTCTGTCCTGCAAAAATGTCGCACCTTAgcgggtgataggctgagcgacaaTGTGATGGCATCTGGGCCTGGCCTTTTTCCTGGTGCCTTGGCCTcttacatcacactgccactcagcctg encodes:
- the LOC130331726 gene encoding ribitol-5-phosphate xylosyltransferase 1-like, which produces FFIILLLFSLGHYLWQHILEGPLEPADETAHWREGKLQIGRNGISFITGPAVVPGYFSVEAQNVVLVLNGREEGKISFASQWLHYTQTLVENHKLRHVAVVLLGSEQCNNNWIFPYLKKNGGFVEVLYLVYDSTWINDSDVYQWPLGVATYRNFPVIDPSWSMVHDSRPYLCNFLGTVYGNSSREILMEVMRKEGLDQLCWISTRNEWQPQETNESYKSYHDALLQSDLTLSPVGVNTECYRIYEACSYGSVPVVEDVMTQGNCGNSSVASNAPLQLLKSYSAPFIFIKSWKELPAVINQEKNMSLQEKIERRKRI